One region of Tamandua tetradactyla isolate mTamTet1 chromosome 6, mTamTet1.pri, whole genome shotgun sequence genomic DNA includes:
- the LOC143686191 gene encoding lymphocyte antigen 6D-like, with the protein MKTVLLLFAAMAVAAGPARALQCHVCSSSSNCREPKPCSPTSQFCKTVVKVETLSGNLVKKECSDMCTPGDTSHGQVTSGKVTVHCCQEDLCNSSLKRPMSASSPLAATTPRLALALGLLTLLLGSL; encoded by the exons ATGAAGACAGTCCTCCTGCTTTTTGCTGCAATGGCTGTGGCCGCAGGGCCAG CCCGAGCCCTCCAGTGCCACGTGTGCAGCAGCTCCTCCAACTGCCGTGAACCGAAACCCTGCTCACCCACCTCGCAATTCTGCAAGACCGTGGTCAAGG TGGAGACGCTGTCGGGGAACCTGGTGAAGAAGGAGTGTTCGGACATGTGCACGCCCGGTGACACCTCGCACGGCCAGGTCACCAGCGGCAAGGTCACCGTCCACTGCTGCCAGGAAGACCTGTGTAACTCCAGCCTGAAAAGACCCATGTCCGCTAGCAGCCCGCTGGCCGCCACCACCCCCCGTCTGGCGTTGGCTCTTGGCCTCCTCACCCTCCTCTTGGGCAGCCTGTGA